The following proteins come from a genomic window of Diorhabda carinulata isolate Delta chromosome X, icDioCari1.1, whole genome shotgun sequence:
- the LOC130901585 gene encoding mitochondrial 2-oxoglutarate/malate carrier protein-like, producing the protein MSEQKNIPNVFKFIFGAGAGMGATCFVQPLDLVKNRMQLSGAGGKAKEYRSTFHACQVIIRQEGVLAMYNGLSAGLLRQLTYTGTRLGVYTYLFDTFKSPDGTPPGFFTKLLFGMAAGVAGAFVGTPAEVSLIRMTADGRLPIEERRNYKSVNDALIRIYREEGLFTLWRGAIPTMGRAVAVNAAQLSTYSQAKQLIVQYFQMKDGIPLHFVSSMISGLITTIVSMPLDIAKTRLQNMKSLCGVAEYSGPIDVLGKVIKNEGIFSLWKGFLPYYLRLGPHTVLTFIFLEQMNGAYHRLVLGQTGKVGGL; encoded by the exons atgtcagaacaaaaaaatattccaaatgtatttaaattcatatttggaGCTGGTGCAGG AATGGGTGCCACCTGTTTTGTCCAACCTTTGGACCTGGTTAAAAATCGCATGCAGTTGAGTGGTGCTGGTGGCAAAGCCAAAGAATATAGAAGTACCTTCCATGCCTGCCAAGTTATAATACGTCAAGAGGGAGTACTTGCTATGTACAATGGTCTCTCTGCTGGGCTTTTGAGACAATTGACTTACACAGGAACAAGATTGGGGGTATATACCTATCTATTTGATACTTTCAAATCTCCTGATGGAACACCTCCCGGTTTCTTTaccaaattattatttggtaTGGCAGCTGGTGTCGCGGGAGCATTTGTTG GAACACCTGCTGAAGTATCTTTAATTCGCATGACTGCTGATGGGCGTCTACCTATAGAAGAAAGACGAAACTATAAAAGTGTAAATGATGCGTTGATAAGAATTTATAGAGAAGAAGGTCTTTTCACTTTATGGAGAGGAGCTATACCAACTATGGGACGTGCTGTAGCAGTTAATGCAGCCCAGTTATCTACTTACTCCCAAGCCAAACAGTTAATtgtccaatatttccaaatgaaAGATGGTATACCATTACATTTTGTGTCTTCCATGATTTCTGGGCTCATTACAACTATAGTTTCGATGCCCTTGGATATTGCTAAAACTAG gttacaaaatatgaaatcacTGTGCGGAGTCGCTGAATATTCTGGACCAATAGACGTACTGGGCAAAGTAATAAAGAATGAAGGAATATTTTCCCTATGGAAGGGCTTTCTTCCATACTACTTACGACTGGGACCTCATACTgttttgacatttattttcttGGAACAAATGAATGGCGCATATCATCGCTTAGTTTTAGGTCAAACAGGGAAAGTAGGAGGTCTTTAA